One stretch of Bremerella cremea DNA includes these proteins:
- a CDS encoding M20 metallopeptidase family protein, whose protein sequence is MNRYRSHPMAFCWLSIAIFCLFPPPFSQAESPQEKLKPIQKWVTDSSASFIDIYRWFHANPELSFHEKETANRLAQLLKDAGYEVTTGIGGHGLVAILRNGAGPTVMFRTDLDALPVTEATELVYASQKKVTLEDGTPTGVMHACGHDIHMTNVVGTAQFMASHKDLWHGTLMIIGQPAEEKGEGAKAMLADKLFERFPQPDFALALHVDPTLPTGTIGYRAGYAMANVDSVDIVVKGKGGHGAYPHMTVDPIVQAAQLVMDLQTIVSREIAPSEPSVVTVGAIHGGTKHNVIGDSCHLQLTVRSYGEEVRQKLLDAIKRKANATAESFRAEMPDITVKEGTPSLFNDKSLTNSTVEILNEVLGDENVVPVDPSMGGEDFSRYGLAGVPIFMFRLGSVDAKRLARFEQLGQQPPSLHSPLYYPDAEDCLTTGVTASAAALLNLFETNSDNR, encoded by the coding sequence ATGAATCGATATCGTTCTCACCCGATGGCATTTTGCTGGCTATCCATCGCTATCTTCTGCCTCTTTCCTCCCCCGTTCAGCCAAGCCGAATCCCCTCAAGAGAAGCTTAAACCGATCCAAAAATGGGTCACCGATTCCTCCGCTTCATTCATCGATATTTATCGATGGTTTCATGCCAATCCCGAACTGTCGTTTCACGAAAAAGAAACGGCCAATCGCCTGGCCCAACTGCTTAAGGACGCCGGATACGAAGTCACAACTGGCATAGGTGGGCACGGCCTGGTAGCCATTCTTCGGAATGGAGCCGGCCCAACCGTCATGTTCCGAACCGACCTAGACGCCCTACCGGTAACCGAGGCGACTGAGCTTGTTTACGCTTCGCAAAAGAAGGTCACGCTAGAAGATGGCACGCCGACCGGAGTGATGCACGCCTGCGGGCACGATATTCACATGACAAACGTGGTCGGTACCGCTCAGTTCATGGCCAGCCACAAAGACTTATGGCACGGCACACTGATGATTATTGGCCAGCCTGCGGAAGAAAAAGGAGAAGGTGCCAAGGCGATGCTCGCCGACAAGCTTTTCGAGCGTTTCCCCCAACCAGACTTTGCCTTAGCACTTCATGTCGATCCGACCCTGCCTACCGGCACGATCGGGTATCGTGCTGGGTACGCGATGGCCAACGTCGATAGTGTGGATATTGTGGTCAAAGGAAAGGGAGGCCACGGAGCCTACCCACACATGACCGTCGATCCAATTGTGCAAGCCGCACAGCTAGTAATGGACCTGCAAACAATCGTCAGTCGCGAAATTGCCCCGTCCGAACCATCCGTCGTGACCGTTGGTGCCATCCATGGGGGGACCAAGCACAATGTCATCGGCGATTCATGCCATTTGCAGCTTACCGTCCGCAGTTACGGGGAAGAGGTCCGTCAAAAACTTCTGGATGCGATCAAGCGAAAAGCAAATGCAACCGCCGAAAGCTTCCGTGCTGAAATGCCAGACATTACCGTCAAAGAAGGGACTCCGAGCCTCTTCAACGATAAAAGTCTGACCAATTCAACCGTGGAAATCCTCAACGAAGTTCTCGGCGACGAGAATGTCGTTCCAGTCGATCCCTCGATGGGAGGCGAAGATTTCAGCCGCTACGGCTTGGCTGGCGTACCCATTTTTATGTTTCGCCTTGGATCGGTCGACGCCAAGCGTCTGGCCCGCTTCGAGCAACTCGGCCAGCAGCCTCCCTCGCTGCATTCCCCCCTTTACTATCCCGATGCGGAAGATTGCCTAACGACCGGTGTAACGGCCTCGGCGGCTGCCCTGCTCAACCTCTTCGAGACGAACTCGGACAATCGATGA
- a CDS encoding peptide ABC transporter substrate-binding protein, protein MKLTLRGLFPYLFPLIFVVALLLALQMGSLPPADFTFSNGTEPQSVDPAKATGAPEGRILDAIFEGLYRKLPDPEDPYKMKPMPGMAISHDLSDDKRIYTFHMRPGAKWTNGEPVTAYDWTFSWMRFLHPESASQYAYQLWYIKNAKRYTTMEVNVGDKVEVELTDRPNSAQLFPRGTIVSGIVTKIDEKTIEPEEKKKDGEEGKEEKKTYKFYHVDCVPDVAGEPDWNAGATKRVFYLKKTPDKLVAEYANSESAHNVLLHFSEVGIKAPDEMTLVVELDYPTPYFLDLAAFYPMHAVNRTCIEKYGYPNWTKPENIVTSGPYKIQTRRIRDRIRLVKNPDYYNADTVKLDVIDVLAIQSDTTQLNMFMSGQLDWATTVPSTVIPELEELDDKKQEEPRYKGLRKDLLLKPMLATYFYRVNTQRPPLDNPKVRQALDLAINKQEIVDHVTRAGQVPANSLVPPGLPDYTGPEAPGYDPERARQLLAEAGFPDGKGMRKIQILYNTLESHRAIAEVIQQQWKSNLHIDVELRNVEWGVYLTTMREMDYDVVRAGWIGDYPDPNTFLDMFVTDGENNQTGWSNKEYDELIHSAIQEPDVDKRRQMLYDAEKILNEERPILPIYYNVSLNMVRPYVKNFYPNLQDLHPLQILEIDKELREKIREWEDLK, encoded by the coding sequence ATGAAACTGACGCTAAGAGGTTTATTTCCTTATCTATTCCCCTTAATTTTCGTGGTTGCGCTGTTGCTGGCCTTGCAGATGGGGTCTTTGCCCCCTGCTGATTTTACGTTCTCGAACGGAACGGAACCGCAATCGGTTGATCCTGCGAAGGCAACTGGGGCCCCGGAAGGAAGGATATTAGATGCCATTTTCGAGGGGCTGTACCGCAAGCTGCCCGATCCGGAAGATCCCTACAAAATGAAGCCCATGCCAGGCATGGCGATCTCGCACGATCTTTCAGACGACAAACGTATTTATACGTTTCACATGCGGCCAGGTGCCAAGTGGACCAATGGCGAGCCGGTAACCGCTTACGATTGGACCTTCTCGTGGATGCGTTTTCTGCATCCGGAATCGGCTTCGCAATATGCGTATCAACTGTGGTACATCAAAAATGCGAAACGCTACACGACAATGGAAGTCAATGTTGGCGACAAAGTGGAAGTCGAATTAACCGACCGCCCCAATAGTGCCCAGTTGTTCCCCCGAGGAACCATCGTTTCCGGCATTGTCACCAAGATTGACGAGAAAACTATCGAGCCGGAAGAAAAGAAGAAAGACGGGGAAGAGGGCAAGGAAGAAAAGAAAACCTACAAGTTTTATCACGTCGATTGCGTTCCTGATGTGGCTGGCGAGCCAGATTGGAATGCCGGTGCGACCAAGCGGGTTTTTTATCTCAAGAAAACGCCGGACAAGCTAGTTGCCGAGTACGCCAACTCAGAGTCTGCTCATAATGTTCTGCTGCATTTTAGTGAAGTGGGGATTAAAGCTCCGGACGAGATGACGCTGGTTGTGGAACTCGACTATCCCACTCCTTATTTTCTAGATTTGGCCGCTTTTTACCCAATGCACGCGGTTAATCGAACTTGCATCGAAAAGTACGGCTACCCCAATTGGACCAAGCCAGAAAATATTGTCACAAGTGGCCCTTACAAGATCCAAACGCGTCGTATTCGCGACCGGATTCGCTTGGTAAAGAACCCTGACTATTACAATGCGGACACGGTCAAGCTTGATGTCATTGATGTTTTGGCGATTCAATCGGATACGACTCAGTTAAATATGTTCATGAGTGGTCAGCTTGATTGGGCTACCACGGTGCCTAGTACCGTCATTCCAGAGCTGGAAGAACTCGACGATAAGAAGCAGGAAGAGCCACGCTACAAAGGCTTGCGGAAAGATCTTTTGCTCAAGCCGATGCTGGCGACCTATTTCTACCGGGTCAACACTCAGCGACCACCGCTCGATAATCCGAAAGTGCGTCAGGCCCTGGATCTGGCGATTAATAAGCAAGAAATTGTCGATCACGTGACGCGTGCTGGTCAGGTTCCGGCGAATTCTCTGGTTCCGCCGGGATTGCCGGACTATACCGGGCCGGAAGCCCCAGGCTACGATCCCGAGCGGGCTCGGCAACTGCTGGCTGAGGCTGGCTTTCCTGATGGCAAGGGAATGCGGAAGATTCAGATTTTGTACAACACTTTGGAATCGCACCGAGCGATTGCGGAAGTGATTCAGCAGCAATGGAAAAGTAATCTCCATATTGATGTCGAGCTTCGCAACGTCGAGTGGGGCGTGTATCTCACGACGATGCGTGAAATGGATTACGATGTTGTGCGGGCTGGATGGATTGGTGACTATCCGGACCCCAATACATTTCTGGATATGTTCGTCACCGACGGCGAGAACAACCAAACCGGTTGGAGTAACAAGGAATACGACGAACTAATCCATTCCGCCATCCAAGAGCCCGATGTGGATAAGCGTCGCCAGATGTTGTACGACGCCGAAAAGATCTTGAACGAAGAGCGTCCGATTCTTCCGATTTACTATAACGTTTCGTTGAATATGGTTCGGCCGTACGTGAAGAACTTCTATCCGAATCTACAAGACCTTCACCCTCTGCAAATCCTGGAAATCGATAAGGAACTACGCGAGAAGATTCGCGAGTGGGAGGACTTGAAGTGA
- a CDS encoding ABC transporter ATP-binding protein, which yields MAADTMNATTKNSGSTKGRTLLEVRDLAVEFRTEEGDVKAVRGVNFDLRAGETLGIVGESGSGKSVTNLAMLGLIPQPPGRITAGSAMYGGYDLLKMTDRELSRIRGNRIAMIFQDPMTSLNPFLTIDEQLTEVTRKHLGLSYKEALDRAIEMLEKVGIPGATRRVFNYPHEFSGGMRQRVVIAMALSCDPEILIADEPTTALDVTIQAQILELMQKLQEEHNTAIVMITHDLGVIANMATDVLVMYAGRKVEQAKVNDLFSDPRHPYTLGLLNSIPRIDEHVGAQLTPVYGQPPDMSQPIVGCAFYPRCPYRIDECLAVDPPLVQVDSGTLHACIRDVTQLEKPTPQVTPS from the coding sequence ATGGCTGCAGATACAATGAATGCCACCACCAAGAACAGTGGTTCCACCAAAGGGCGAACGCTGCTTGAAGTTCGCGACTTGGCGGTCGAATTCCGGACTGAGGAAGGAGACGTCAAAGCCGTGCGCGGGGTGAACTTCGACCTCCGTGCCGGCGAAACGTTGGGAATCGTGGGCGAGTCTGGCTCGGGGAAGTCGGTAACCAATTTAGCCATGCTGGGGCTCATTCCTCAGCCCCCAGGGCGAATCACCGCTGGTTCGGCGATGTATGGCGGATACGACTTGCTCAAGATGACGGACCGAGAGTTATCTCGTATTCGAGGCAACCGAATCGCGATGATCTTTCAAGATCCGATGACCTCGCTCAATCCGTTTCTGACCATCGACGAACAACTGACCGAAGTAACCCGCAAGCATCTGGGACTTTCTTACAAAGAGGCCTTAGATCGAGCGATCGAGATGCTAGAAAAGGTTGGCATCCCTGGCGCCACGAGACGCGTGTTTAATTATCCGCACGAATTTTCTGGCGGAATGCGGCAACGGGTGGTGATCGCCATGGCGTTGTCGTGCGACCCCGAAATCTTGATTGCCGACGAACCGACGACCGCTTTGGATGTGACGATTCAGGCCCAAATCTTGGAGCTGATGCAGAAGCTTCAAGAGGAACACAACACCGCGATCGTGATGATCACGCACGACTTAGGCGTTATCGCCAATATGGCGACCGACGTGCTGGTGATGTATGCCGGGCGAAAAGTGGAACAAGCGAAGGTGAACGATCTGTTCTCGGATCCGCGGCATCCTTATACGCTGGGGCTGCTCAATTCGATTCCACGCATCGACGAGCATGTGGGGGCTCAGCTGACCCCAGTTTATGGTCAGCCGCCTGATATGAGTCAGCCGATTGTTGGCTGTGCGTTTTATCCACGCTGTCCCTACCGAATTGATGAATGTCTGGCCGTTGATCCCCCCTTGGTTCAGGTTGATTCGGGGACTCTGCACGCGTGCATTCGCGATGTCACGCAGCTTGAAAAGCCGACTCCTCAGGTAACCCCTTCCTAA
- a CDS encoding TlpA family protein disulfide reductase yields MNRHWLAIGFVVLLAGCGGGSPAETGKPAAEVTLPATETKEVTTKVMDYSGIQMLIESYRGKVVVVDIWSTQCPPCIKELPGLVALDKAYSDEDVKCITVSLDYGGIAGETPDQYQAADGPLMKILTGLGVTCDNIIAADDSEAMLKKLDLLAPPAVLVYGRDGKLAKRFDNEGEGVTEETAFTYEDIKPLVAELVKEKS; encoded by the coding sequence ATGAATAGGCATTGGTTGGCAATTGGCTTTGTGGTGCTGCTGGCGGGCTGCGGTGGTGGTTCTCCGGCGGAAACGGGAAAACCTGCCGCCGAGGTGACACTTCCTGCAACCGAAACGAAGGAAGTTACGACGAAAGTGATGGACTACTCCGGAATTCAAATGTTAATTGAGTCGTACCGGGGAAAAGTGGTCGTGGTCGATATCTGGTCGACTCAGTGCCCACCATGTATCAAAGAGTTGCCAGGCTTGGTGGCTTTGGATAAAGCGTATTCGGACGAGGACGTGAAATGCATTACGGTAAGTCTTGATTACGGTGGTATTGCTGGGGAAACACCTGACCAATATCAAGCGGCAGATGGCCCTCTGATGAAGATTTTGACCGGACTTGGCGTCACCTGCGATAATATCATTGCGGCGGACGATTCCGAGGCCATGCTCAAGAAGCTTGACCTATTGGCCCCCCCAGCAGTGCTTGTCTATGGTCGAGACGGCAAGCTGGCTAAGCGATTTGATAACGAAGGGGAAGGCGTTACCGAAGAGACCGCATTCACTTACGAAGACATCAAGCCGTTGGTCGCAGAATTGGTCAAAGAAAAGTCGTAA
- a CDS encoding YcxB family protein, whose product MSPSSREFESQSPELSLVRLPIRDDHIAQAAIAVLLSVLALLTYSDTVSVWGSLAVVLMCLLATWKLFIPVRIDLGPRGIIQTSILGTRKTPWREIVRYETHPHGVILYLTRDDSPLAGFASIDLACRKLNSELEATVRFYMESRRLRTGSSIMRMADGSSQTQQPVDSKHSA is encoded by the coding sequence ATGTCTCCATCGAGTCGAGAATTCGAGAGCCAGTCGCCAGAGCTATCCCTGGTTCGGCTGCCGATCCGCGACGACCACATCGCCCAAGCCGCGATTGCCGTTCTGTTGAGCGTTCTCGCCCTGCTAACGTACTCGGACACCGTTAGCGTCTGGGGTTCGCTTGCCGTGGTTCTGATGTGTCTGCTGGCAACCTGGAAGCTCTTTATCCCAGTTCGCATAGATCTCGGCCCGCGCGGAATCATTCAGACGTCGATCCTGGGCACCCGCAAAACACCATGGCGCGAGATTGTTCGCTATGAAACGCATCCCCACGGTGTGATTTTGTACCTGACCCGCGACGACTCCCCCTTGGCAGGCTTCGCCTCCATCGACCTAGCGTGTCGCAAACTGAATAGCGAACTAGAAGCGACCGTCCGTTTCTATATGGAATCTCGCAGACTAAGAACCGGTTCTTCGATTATGAGAATGGCAGACGGATCGTCACAGACACAACAACCGGTTGATTCCAAGCACTCGGCCTAG
- a CDS encoding SDR family NAD(P)-dependent oxidoreductase: protein MRFQDKVAIVTGGAKGIGAGCVKILSKEGGNIAILDIDSQASQRLCQEINEQGRGRAFFIPCDIANPEQLKGAIDEAANQWGRLDCLVNNAGIHPPATTLEETTPELLRKVFQINFDSTFFACQFALPYLRKSRGTIVNMSSMTAVLGQKHSTAYAASKGAQLSFTKALAIELGPEGIRVNAVLPSNVDTPLMRQWANTLEDPESALQQIADLQVFGRMASIEEIGRVVLFLATDDSSFVTGQGIEVEGGASLDY from the coding sequence ATGCGATTTCAAGATAAGGTAGCGATTGTTACGGGAGGGGCGAAAGGGATCGGGGCTGGCTGCGTCAAAATCCTAAGCAAGGAAGGGGGCAATATCGCGATTCTTGATATCGACTCCCAAGCATCCCAACGGCTTTGCCAAGAGATCAACGAGCAAGGGCGGGGCCGAGCTTTTTTCATTCCTTGCGATATTGCCAATCCAGAACAGCTAAAAGGGGCAATCGATGAAGCGGCAAACCAATGGGGACGTCTCGATTGTTTGGTGAACAACGCCGGTATTCATCCCCCAGCGACGACGCTAGAAGAAACCACGCCTGAGCTGTTGCGGAAGGTGTTTCAAATCAATTTCGATAGTACCTTCTTCGCATGCCAGTTTGCTCTGCCGTATCTAAGAAAGTCGCGTGGGACGATTGTAAACATGAGTTCCATGACGGCTGTGCTGGGGCAGAAACACTCGACAGCATACGCGGCAAGCAAAGGGGCGCAGCTTAGTTTCACGAAGGCGTTGGCGATTGAACTGGGGCCGGAAGGCATTCGTGTGAACGCTGTGTTGCCAAGCAATGTCGACACGCCCTTGATGCGGCAGTGGGCCAACACGTTGGAAGATCCCGAATCGGCATTGCAGCAAATCGCCGACCTACAGGTTTTTGGCCGTATGGCCTCGATTGAGGAAATCGGCCGCGTTGTGTTATTCCTGGCAACCGATGATTCCAGCTTTGTGACCGGGCAGGGGATTGAGGTGGAGGGAGGGGCCAGCCTCGACTATTAA
- a CDS encoding ABC transporter ATP-binding protein: MPQPEQDSPVLEVRNLKVHFPVRRGSWFSSQTELVRAVDGVSFNVKPGETFGLVGESGCGKSTTARAIMHLVKPTEGEILLDGHRLDNLSADSMRQYRSDLQMIFQDPYASLNPRMTVGNIIGEPLSIFGLKSGIDKKLEVMRLMDVVGLNPRYVNRYPHEFSGGQRQRIGIARALAARPKVIICDEPISALDVSIQAQVINLLMDLQQKLGVAYVFIAHDLSVVRHISHRIGVMYLGRIVEMSESQELFKHPLHPYTRALLSAIPVPDPSVERQRKRIVLQGEVPSPDQYYGGCAFADRCPIAKVETCTTSRPPLEGTPHPAACFFPGEMTEEGTRKE; this comes from the coding sequence ATGCCGCAACCAGAGCAAGATTCTCCCGTTCTCGAAGTACGCAACTTGAAGGTCCACTTCCCGGTGCGACGCGGAAGCTGGTTTTCGTCGCAAACGGAACTGGTGCGGGCCGTCGATGGAGTGTCGTTTAATGTGAAGCCAGGCGAAACGTTCGGGCTAGTGGGCGAAAGTGGCTGCGGCAAATCAACCACTGCCAGAGCGATTATGCACCTGGTAAAGCCGACCGAAGGAGAGATCCTCTTAGATGGTCATCGGCTCGATAATCTTTCTGCGGATAGCATGCGGCAGTATCGCAGCGACTTGCAGATGATCTTTCAAGATCCGTATGCTTCGCTCAATCCGCGTATGACCGTGGGGAATATCATCGGAGAACCGCTGTCGATTTTCGGCCTGAAATCGGGTATCGATAAGAAGCTGGAAGTGATGCGGCTGATGGATGTCGTGGGCTTGAACCCCCGCTATGTCAATCGTTATCCGCACGAGTTTTCCGGTGGTCAGCGGCAACGTATTGGAATTGCTCGGGCCTTAGCTGCTCGCCCCAAGGTCATCATCTGCGACGAGCCAATTTCTGCCCTCGACGTTTCCATTCAGGCCCAGGTGATTAACCTGCTGATGGATTTGCAGCAGAAGCTAGGCGTCGCTTATGTGTTTATCGCCCACGACCTTTCGGTTGTTCGCCACATCTCGCATCGTATCGGTGTGATGTACCTCGGGCGGATCGTCGAAATGTCGGAGTCACAAGAACTGTTCAAGCACCCCCTTCATCCCTATACGCGGGCCTTGCTATCAGCCATTCCTGTGCCAGATCCGAGTGTCGAACGGCAGCGGAAGCGAATTGTGCTGCAGGGCGAGGTCCCCTCTCCAGATCAGTACTATGGTGGTTGTGCGTTCGCCGACCGTTGTCCGATTGCGAAGGTAGAGACCTGTACTACTAGTCGTCCTCCGCTAGAAGGAACGCCTCACCCGGCAGCTTGTTTCTTTCCCGGGGAAATGACCGAAGAGGGAACGAGGAAGGAATAA
- a CDS encoding TrmH family RNA methyltransferase, producing the protein MDPDFEHLRHKPPTALDQPRELIVACCPMRSNVNLSRIVRAASCCAVSKVVVCGNPKIDPKIARDGAEKLPISRHRSLAPVLKDYKQQGYTLVGLEQTTNSHDIHHFSFVRKTVLVIGNERLGITEDILSLLDAVVEIPVYGMPYSFNVATATCMTLYEFCRQFPEG; encoded by the coding sequence ATGGACCCTGACTTCGAGCACTTACGTCATAAGCCCCCCACTGCGTTGGATCAACCGCGCGAGCTAATCGTGGCGTGTTGCCCGATGCGTAGCAACGTAAATCTTTCGAGAATCGTCCGCGCTGCCTCGTGCTGCGCCGTCAGCAAGGTGGTGGTGTGCGGCAATCCCAAGATCGATCCCAAGATTGCTCGCGACGGCGCCGAAAAGCTCCCCATTTCGCGTCACCGCAGTCTTGCGCCGGTCTTGAAAGATTATAAACAGCAAGGCTACACACTGGTTGGCCTCGAACAGACCACCAACTCGCACGATATTCACCATTTTTCATTTGTGCGTAAAACGGTGCTGGTTATCGGCAACGAGCGTCTAGGAATCACCGAAGATATCCTCTCGTTGCTGGATGCGGTGGTCGAGATTCCCGTTTACGGTATGCCTTACAGTTTTAACGTTGCTACGGCAACCTGTATGACCTTGTACGAATTTTGTCGCCAGTTTCCTGAAGGCTAA
- a CDS encoding ABC transporter permease, with protein MIRFLAKRLVWLGITMWVVFTVSFFLMWIVTPEGATLSERQLPAAVEQNIRAYHGLDKPLHERYFHEMWRFAHFDFGPSGRLQDKTVNEILQEGFPISISLGTLALCFAMLLGFATGIVSALKRQSFIDVTFRLVATLGIAIPNFVLAGFAIIIFVFWLKLFPAAGWGRPIDLVLPSLCLAAPFAAYISRLTRTGMLEVLGQDYIRTAYAKGLMPTTVVMKHAFRGAILPVVSYLGPATAGILTGSLVLERIFFIPGLGSHFIEAVMQKDHQVSLAVVMVYTVLLFTMNTLVDLSYGLIDPRVKLDK; from the coding sequence GTGATCCGATTTTTAGCTAAACGATTAGTCTGGTTGGGCATCACCATGTGGGTTGTGTTCACCGTAAGTTTCTTTCTGATGTGGATCGTCACGCCAGAAGGGGCCACGCTGTCCGAGCGACAGTTGCCGGCTGCGGTTGAGCAAAATATTCGTGCCTATCACGGCCTAGACAAGCCGCTGCACGAACGTTACTTCCATGAGATGTGGCGGTTTGCCCACTTTGATTTTGGTCCCAGTGGACGCCTGCAAGATAAGACAGTCAACGAAATCCTGCAGGAAGGCTTTCCGATTTCCATTTCCCTGGGAACGCTCGCGTTATGCTTTGCGATGCTATTGGGCTTTGCCACGGGGATTGTTTCCGCACTTAAGCGTCAGTCGTTCATCGACGTGACGTTTCGTTTGGTTGCGACGCTGGGAATTGCGATTCCCAACTTTGTGTTGGCCGGATTCGCGATCATCATCTTCGTGTTCTGGCTGAAGTTGTTCCCCGCAGCAGGTTGGGGGCGTCCCATCGATTTGGTACTTCCCTCGCTTTGTTTGGCGGCTCCGTTTGCGGCTTATATCTCGCGCTTAACACGTACCGGCATGCTAGAGGTGCTCGGCCAAGATTACATTCGCACCGCTTACGCCAAAGGTTTGATGCCGACGACCGTGGTCATGAAGCACGCGTTTCGGGGGGCTATTTTGCCGGTGGTTTCTTACTTGGGACCAGCCACTGCCGGGATTTTGACAGGCTCGCTCGTGCTAGAGCGAATCTTCTTCATCCCAGGGCTGGGCAGCCACTTTATTGAAGCGGTAATGCAAAAAGATCACCAGGTGAGCTTGGCCGTGGTGATGGTGTATACCGTGTTGCTCTTCACCATGAATACGTTGGTCGACCTTTCGTACGGGCTGATCGATCCGCGAGTTAAATTGGACAAATAA
- a CDS encoding ABC transporter permease, with product MDSLEKNDPYAAALPPIEKYREMYNEAKSIRGISLWQDAWRRLRRDWVSMTALSFLVLLGLAAIFTPLIPLQSPQLQDLGSRTGKPPEFSSMTKVTNEKGETVEIPVSLGLVGKTGDDYTRRKSELWSDLTTFDVMLLNVRLAIFGDYCLPSLCGTDMLARDLLSRLFYGARVSLIVGIVATLVSLIIGVSYGAIAGYAGGMVDDFMMRIVDIMYSVPFIFVVLFLITVLSEEGVKQQLEAYGISRIVILYIVIGAVYWLTMARVVRGQIISLKNEQFVDAARTIGASGLRIVFLHLVPNVMSIVIVYLTLTIPAVMLFEAFLSFLGLGVEPPAVSWGVLAEEGLRVITPVKIYWWLVVFPALALASTLYSLNFLGDGLRDALDPRMKNR from the coding sequence TTGGATTCCTTAGAAAAGAACGATCCTTACGCCGCCGCGTTGCCGCCGATTGAAAAGTATCGGGAGATGTACAACGAGGCCAAATCGATTCGAGGCATCTCGTTATGGCAAGATGCCTGGCGAAGATTGCGCCGCGACTGGGTTTCGATGACGGCGCTGAGCTTTTTGGTGCTGCTGGGCTTGGCGGCTATCTTTACGCCGCTAATTCCGCTTCAGTCACCTCAGCTTCAAGATCTGGGGAGTCGAACCGGCAAGCCGCCAGAGTTCTCCTCGATGACGAAAGTCACCAACGAAAAGGGGGAAACCGTTGAGATCCCCGTAAGTTTGGGGCTGGTTGGAAAGACAGGGGATGATTATACCCGCCGAAAAAGCGAACTTTGGTCCGATCTGACAACCTTCGATGTCATGTTGTTGAATGTTCGTTTGGCCATCTTTGGCGACTACTGTCTGCCAAGTTTGTGTGGCACCGATATGTTGGCCCGCGATCTCCTTTCGCGTCTCTTCTACGGGGCGCGCGTTTCGTTGATTGTGGGGATTGTGGCGACTTTGGTGTCGTTGATCATTGGGGTCAGTTATGGGGCGATTGCCGGCTACGCTGGCGGGATGGTCGACGACTTCATGATGCGGATTGTTGACATCATGTACTCGGTCCCGTTTATCTTTGTCGTGCTATTTTTGATCACGGTTCTCAGCGAAGAAGGGGTCAAGCAGCAGCTTGAAGCCTATGGGATCAGTCGCATTGTGATCTTATATATCGTGATTGGGGCCGTCTATTGGCTGACGATGGCTCGGGTGGTACGTGGTCAGATTATCAGCTTGAAGAACGAACAATTCGTCGACGCGGCACGCACGATTGGAGCGAGTGGCTTGCGAATTGTTTTTCTGCATCTTGTTCCGAACGTTATGAGTATCGTCATTGTTTACCTGACGCTGACCATTCCGGCGGTGATGCTATTCGAGGCGTTTCTCTCCTTCTTGGGGCTGGGGGTCGAACCACCGGCGGTGAGTTGGGGCGTGCTGGCGGAAGAAGGTTTGCGTGTGATTACTCCGGTGAAGATCTATTGGTGGCTGGTCGTGTTTCCGGCGCTGGCCTTGGCATCGACGCTTTACTCCTTGAACTTTCTCGGTGACGGTTTGCGAGATGCCCTCGACCCGCGCATGAAGAACCGATGA
- a CDS encoding ArsR/SmtB family transcription factor, translating to MMFLATPANGHSLSKGYYPDSDSPDPVSEPNVPGKEVSPYEPLNEDVARQLVQIFKLLADETRLKILSYLMQAGELNVRSLCDLLEQSQPAVSHHLALLKTCGLIESRRDGKNNFYRVMPEQFGRFAEVLFRQVPGLEEDKMDFGEATIRLEVEHESPVVAIH from the coding sequence ATGATGTTCTTGGCTACTCCAGCCAATGGGCACTCGTTGTCCAAAGGATACTATCCCGATAGCGATAGTCCTGATCCCGTTTCCGAGCCTAACGTCCCAGGCAAGGAAGTTTCCCCGTACGAACCCTTAAACGAAGATGTTGCTCGGCAACTGGTGCAAATCTTTAAACTATTAGCCGACGAGACTCGGCTGAAGATTCTTAGCTACTTAATGCAGGCAGGCGAGTTAAACGTGCGTTCGCTTTGCGATCTACTCGAGCAAAGCCAGCCAGCGGTTAGCCATCACTTAGCCTTGCTGAAAACATGCGGTTTGATCGAATCGCGGCGTGATGGGAAGAACAACTTCTATCGTGTCATGCCGGAACAATTCGGCCGTTTCGCGGAAGTATTGTTCCGCCAGGTACCAGGCCTCGAAGAGGACAAAATGGACTTTGGCGAGGCCACCATTCGCCTAGAAGTGGAACACGAATCGCCAGTTGTAGCGATCCACTAG